A window of the Hordeum vulgare subsp. vulgare chromosome 5H, MorexV3_pseudomolecules_assembly, whole genome shotgun sequence genome harbors these coding sequences:
- the LOC123451918 gene encoding nicotinate-nucleotide pyrophosphorylase [carboxylating], chloroplastic codes for MTPTAAAPIRQHLPSSSSSARSGNLRLPARLRLPARPRAAPSASMSAEPRPAPSPVPPPAHPTYDLSAVIALALSEDAGHRGDVSCLATIPTDVKAEATFIAKEDGVIAGISLAEMIFNQVDPSLKVQWFETDGNYVHKGLQFGKVYGCAQSIIVAERVVLNFMQRMSGIATMTKAMADAARPACILETRKTAPGLRLVDKWAVLIGGGKNHRLGLFDMVMIKDNHISVAGGITNAMTSVDQFLVKENLAVPVEVETRTLEEVRDLLKYTDENKTSLTRIMLDNMVVPLPNGDLDVSMLKDAVQLINGRFETEASGNVTIDTVKKIGETGVTYISSGALTHSVKALDISLKIDTELALQVGRRTNRA; via the exons ATGActcccaccgccgccgcgcccatcCGCCagcacctcccctcctcctcctcctcggcgcgCTCCGGCAACCTGCGCCTCCCCGCCCGCCTGCGCCTGCCCGCTCGCCCCCGcgccgccccctcggcctccatgtCGGCCGAGCCGCGGCCGGCGCCGTCGCCCGTGCCGCCGCCGGCGCACCCCACCTACGACCTTAGCGCCGTCATCGCCCTCGCCCTCTCCGAGGACGCCGGCCACCGAG GGGATGTGTCGTGTTTGGCTACCATACCAACCGATGTAAAGGCTGAAGCCACTTTTATCGCTAAGGAGGATGGTGTCATCGCAGGCATAAGCCTAGCTGAGATGATATTTAACCAAGTTGATCCATCGTTGAAG GTTCAATGGTTTGAGACTGATGGAAATTATGTCCATAAGGGATTGCAGTTTGGCAAAGTATATG GGTGTGCCCAGAGTATTATTGTTGCTGAGAGGGTTGTGCTAAATTTCATGCAAAGAATGAGTGGAATCGCTACAATGACAAAG GCCATGGCTGATGCTGCTCGTCCAGCATGCATATTGGAAACAAGAAAAACTGCTCCAGGTTTACGTCTGGTTGACAAGTGGGCA GTACTAATTGGTGGTGGGAAGAATCACAGGCTTGGATTATTTGATATGGTTATGATAAAAGATAATCATATTTCTGTTGCCGGGGGTATTACAAATGCAATGACATCTGTTGATCAGTTCTTGGTGAAGGAAAACCTTGCAGTTCCTGTTGAG GTCGAGACAAGGACACTCGAGGAAGTTAGAGATTTATTGAAGTATACTGATGAGAACAAGACTTCATTAACTCGTATAATGTTGGATAATATGGTTGTCCCTCTTCCCAATGGGGATCTAGATGTATCAATGCTCAAAGATGCAGTTCAGTTGATAAATGGAAGATTTGAGACCGAG GCATCTGGAAATGTGACGATCGACACGGTGAAGAAAATCGGAGAGACTGGAGTTACATACATTTCAAG TGGAGCGTTGACGCATTCCGTGAAGGCGCTCGACATATCCCTCAAGATAGACACCGAGCTGGCTCTTCAAGTTGGAAGGCGTACAAATCGCGCCTGA